In one window of Kitasatospora sp. MMS16-BH015 DNA:
- a CDS encoding DUF5979 domain-containing protein produces MTITQVDWIGRAPMVSSLTPHRTVRAAAVTAVLALAATLLGVPPAAAAGPVMSLTKAVEGAPNPLVPGSTFSYKLTLSCSSLSVSCVNAVLEDVLPAEFDQTSLPPTTPNQLVAYDPATRKLRVEFRSPLASPPNPAGSVGLPAGTTADVSIGMRVPENGPLEDGDSVTNTAVAKADNATEVLGTVTQTVTVPKNLDAKATKSWQPGSDVAQSDGESTVTLGTANTSAAVAGVSLLRIEDDTAAVYENFDLVSLGPVGRMPKGADQVTVRVCTKPPASPHPCAEGDWVNAPATPGPDLTLPPGVTAGQVTGVRFEFSNSTGAALPYDAEGATVPVKLKLRRTERTSGAAINPATRKTVHNCAEPSVKDAASRFTIIGLQACADHDILPNIATVDLDKRFFPDNRGDFTQNGTAVRGENSGVTAQLNATNSSPFAVSELTITEPSDSASAAHEFDKVDAAKLKLDFPAGATTAVLTVTCRDGSTVAPVTLANPPASQTRPSTGCPAGSPPKRISVTYRGEQNGAGTIKPGATGKLSVNGTLNSKVTAQDTKDGVRDCADASAANPANGSGSAAITACADLKVQERNPDGNGFKSASWTEIPPGQNLDFSLGYTNTGNVTQPNVRVTDPADPLAPGNPFDQLEIVGVQTDGSPRSLHIGLELYDPTVKTWVAYVPPDSALLARAKGVRITEPDGIPPQGFMRATVTVRLRPGVTSGTLRNCAVVSVNGVENGNPSCSPALEVKPPKAAASLQKTLVPATVLRPVTGVSPQDVTVRLTAVNTGNLGLKRLVVTDLDPGFFDAVTVSALSGVTFPNGADRVQVDVCTTGCRSVPPVFVNGTPTGSTKPGFPAGVAPADIQGLRVTFTSAKGGYDILPATGAPNWGDCPNSSVCLTVRPRTGLRSAPGTPIPDTVPDTAQAAGESTLQNPGTTFPIPDATATLSVREGTNKIRVEKEPAQTVLSPGAVAPFNLHVKNTGTAPVPDLVVVDEVPAGLRFDDAFQGDQGRPYTIRYQLPTGATQPAQVTFEPDRDASGRITKLRWRFTGWTFYPGSEVTLGYQVKLNGGVAAGTTITNEFGAGSDTVSKLNCDPSSPRLGTRQDDPRYGTGTFCTSTAQITTRSGVSFDAAKWVTGDRGLGYLDATGKPVPAGDPRCPELTVAGTTYTRYPCVALTLAGQDFSYLIRVENSGTEPARSLQLLDVLPAPKDTGVLLGDEQRGTQWDTVPALSGPVGYDGPGSAALTYTTTGNPCGRKVETPKRKCATASWNGATDRATAFEADVTFPAGLAPGAAVTFTVPLQAPTDLTMAEYPSVAWNSFAHTETVSVNGSLTRLPVTEPPKAGIGLLFGNIRIVKTVLDPPPGVPVGPFKLAYSCLVTTGSGAVVEVRSGEAEFGRDRPFDLTGVPVGAVCRFWETESAGAQSSNQGPGRAIVLTVVPAPDRATHQTGDISNQYPRKDLVIAKRVTGEAGQAVGQGPFKITVDCSFNGTRLPDFPQQLVFTGDDSQALTDLPEGARCQVDETDNGGATQVHYQLVSSARIDATTGRGTLDSVASVGPVATVIVTNEFATGSLRIAKKLTGPGGALATGPFRFAVDCEFNGRTGVVTHTLDLTGPDHLTGQLDGLPVGALCTVTETEAGGADQPAPPVRSVLIKEGLTDLATAELTNGFHAARLTLAKQLTGPLAQAGYLREAVFQLHVICRRDGLGVLDRTVTLRPGQPVTLPELLLTGTRCWAAELPGGATTVTVSHPDEQHAAEVTADSTGLTITATNDYRPTTLALLKHLAGPGAAAVGDREFTVELSCTLTTAPGTQPLVLVDRRRYQLRAGAPRQVDDLPAPLPAGSRCWLTEPDPAGADATTIEHDSPANALTLALDPATLDLTNRYDRTNPPPLPETGTDPHPWLTTSLALLLLGAVARTAAAARRRR; encoded by the coding sequence GTGACGATCACTCAGGTCGACTGGATCGGACGGGCGCCCATGGTCTCCAGCCTCACCCCCCACCGGACCGTCCGAGCGGCGGCCGTCACCGCTGTGCTCGCGCTGGCCGCGACCCTGCTGGGCGTGCCCCCGGCCGCCGCGGCCGGGCCGGTGATGTCCCTCACCAAGGCGGTCGAGGGCGCCCCGAACCCGCTGGTGCCGGGCTCCACCTTCTCGTACAAGCTGACCCTCTCCTGCTCCTCGCTGAGCGTCTCCTGCGTCAACGCCGTGCTGGAGGACGTCCTCCCGGCCGAGTTCGACCAGACCTCGCTGCCGCCCACCACCCCCAACCAGCTGGTGGCCTACGACCCGGCCACCCGGAAGCTGCGGGTGGAGTTCCGCAGCCCGCTGGCCTCCCCGCCCAACCCGGCGGGCTCGGTGGGGCTGCCCGCCGGGACGACGGCCGACGTGTCGATCGGCATGCGGGTGCCCGAGAACGGGCCGCTCGAGGACGGCGACTCCGTCACCAACACGGCCGTGGCCAAGGCCGACAACGCGACCGAGGTGCTCGGCACCGTCACCCAGACCGTCACCGTGCCGAAGAACCTGGACGCCAAGGCGACCAAGAGCTGGCAGCCCGGCAGCGACGTGGCGCAGAGCGACGGCGAGTCCACCGTCACCCTGGGCACCGCCAACACCTCGGCGGCCGTGGCGGGCGTGAGCCTGCTGCGGATCGAGGACGACACCGCGGCGGTGTACGAGAACTTCGACCTGGTCTCGCTCGGCCCGGTCGGCCGGATGCCCAAGGGCGCCGACCAGGTCACGGTGCGGGTCTGCACCAAGCCGCCGGCCAGCCCCCACCCCTGCGCGGAGGGCGACTGGGTGAACGCCCCGGCCACCCCCGGCCCGGACCTCACCCTGCCGCCCGGGGTGACGGCCGGTCAGGTCACGGGGGTGCGCTTCGAGTTCTCCAACTCCACCGGCGCCGCCCTGCCCTACGACGCCGAGGGCGCCACCGTGCCGGTCAAGCTCAAACTGCGCCGTACCGAGCGCACCAGCGGCGCGGCGATCAACCCGGCCACCCGCAAGACCGTGCACAACTGCGCCGAGCCGAGTGTCAAGGACGCCGCCAGCCGGTTCACCATCATCGGCCTCCAGGCCTGCGCCGACCACGACATCCTGCCGAACATCGCCACCGTCGACCTGGACAAGCGGTTCTTCCCCGACAACCGGGGTGACTTCACCCAGAACGGCACCGCCGTGCGCGGCGAGAACTCCGGCGTCACCGCCCAGCTCAACGCCACCAACAGCTCCCCCTTCGCGGTCTCCGAGCTGACCATCACCGAGCCCTCGGACTCGGCCTCGGCCGCCCACGAGTTCGACAAGGTGGACGCCGCCAAGCTCAAGCTCGACTTCCCCGCCGGGGCCACCACCGCCGTGCTCACCGTGACCTGCCGGGACGGCTCCACCGTCGCTCCCGTCACCCTCGCCAACCCGCCCGCCTCGCAGACCCGGCCCAGCACCGGCTGCCCGGCCGGCAGCCCGCCCAAGCGGATCTCGGTCACCTACCGGGGCGAGCAGAACGGCGCCGGCACCATCAAGCCCGGCGCCACCGGAAAGCTCAGCGTCAACGGCACGCTCAACTCCAAGGTGACCGCCCAGGACACCAAGGACGGCGTCCGCGACTGCGCCGACGCGAGCGCCGCCAACCCGGCCAACGGCTCCGGCTCGGCGGCCATCACGGCCTGCGCCGACCTCAAGGTGCAGGAGCGCAACCCGGACGGCAACGGCTTCAAGTCCGCCTCCTGGACGGAGATCCCGCCCGGCCAGAACCTCGACTTCAGCCTCGGCTACACCAACACCGGCAACGTCACCCAGCCCAACGTCCGGGTCACCGACCCGGCCGACCCGCTGGCCCCCGGCAACCCCTTCGACCAGCTGGAGATCGTCGGCGTCCAGACCGACGGCAGCCCGCGCTCGCTCCACATCGGCCTCGAACTCTACGACCCCACCGTCAAGACCTGGGTGGCCTACGTGCCGCCGGACTCCGCGCTGCTCGCCCGGGCCAAGGGCGTGCGGATCACCGAACCGGACGGCATCCCGCCGCAGGGCTTCATGCGGGCCACCGTGACGGTGCGGCTGCGCCCGGGCGTCACCTCCGGCACCCTGCGCAACTGCGCCGTGGTCAGCGTCAACGGGGTCGAGAACGGCAACCCCAGCTGCTCCCCCGCCCTGGAGGTCAAGCCGCCCAAGGCCGCCGCCTCGCTCCAGAAGACCCTCGTCCCGGCCACCGTGCTGCGCCCGGTCACCGGCGTCTCCCCGCAGGACGTCACGGTGCGGCTGACCGCCGTGAACACCGGCAACCTGGGCCTCAAGCGGCTGGTGGTCACCGACCTCGACCCGGGCTTCTTCGACGCCGTCACCGTCTCCGCCCTGAGCGGCGTGACCTTCCCGAACGGCGCCGACCGCGTCCAGGTGGACGTCTGCACCACCGGCTGCCGCTCGGTGCCGCCGGTCTTCGTCAACGGCACGCCGACCGGCAGCACCAAGCCCGGCTTCCCGGCCGGGGTCGCCCCCGCCGACATCCAAGGCCTGCGCGTCACCTTCACCTCGGCCAAGGGCGGCTACGACATCCTGCCCGCCACCGGCGCCCCGAACTGGGGCGACTGCCCGAACAGCAGCGTCTGCCTGACGGTCCGTCCGCGCACCGGCCTGCGCTCGGCGCCGGGCACCCCGATCCCCGACACCGTCCCGGACACCGCCCAGGCCGCCGGTGAGAGCACCCTGCAGAACCCCGGCACCACCTTCCCGATCCCCGACGCCACCGCGACGCTGAGCGTGCGGGAGGGCACCAACAAGATCCGGGTGGAGAAGGAGCCGGCCCAGACCGTGCTCAGCCCGGGCGCGGTCGCCCCGTTCAACCTGCACGTCAAGAACACCGGCACCGCCCCGGTGCCCGATCTGGTGGTGGTCGACGAGGTGCCCGCCGGGCTCCGCTTCGACGACGCCTTCCAGGGCGACCAGGGCCGCCCGTACACCATCCGCTACCAGCTGCCGACCGGCGCCACCCAGCCCGCCCAGGTCACCTTCGAGCCGGACCGGGACGCGAGCGGGCGGATCACCAAGCTGCGCTGGCGGTTCACCGGCTGGACCTTCTACCCGGGCAGCGAGGTGACCCTCGGCTACCAGGTCAAGCTCAACGGCGGCGTGGCCGCCGGCACCACCATCACCAACGAGTTCGGCGCCGGCTCGGACACCGTCTCCAAGCTCAACTGCGACCCGTCCTCGCCCCGCCTCGGCACCCGCCAGGACGACCCCCGGTACGGCACGGGCACCTTCTGCACCTCCACCGCGCAGATCACCACCCGCTCGGGCGTCTCCTTCGACGCCGCCAAGTGGGTGACCGGTGACCGCGGTCTGGGGTACCTGGACGCCACCGGCAAACCCGTCCCGGCCGGCGACCCGCGCTGCCCCGAACTGACCGTCGCAGGCACCACCTACACCCGCTACCCCTGCGTCGCGCTCACCCTGGCCGGCCAGGACTTCTCCTACCTGATCCGAGTGGAGAACTCGGGCACCGAGCCCGCCCGTTCGCTCCAGCTCCTCGACGTGCTGCCCGCGCCCAAGGACACCGGCGTGCTGCTCGGCGACGAGCAGCGCGGCACCCAGTGGGACACCGTGCCCGCGCTCAGCGGCCCGGTCGGCTACGACGGGCCGGGCAGCGCCGCGCTGACCTACACCACCACCGGCAACCCGTGCGGCCGCAAGGTGGAGACGCCCAAGCGCAAGTGCGCCACCGCCTCCTGGAACGGCGCCACCGACCGGGCCACCGCCTTCGAGGCCGACGTCACCTTCCCCGCCGGCCTGGCCCCGGGCGCGGCCGTCACCTTCACCGTGCCGCTCCAGGCCCCGACCGACCTGACCATGGCGGAGTACCCCTCCGTGGCCTGGAACTCCTTCGCCCACACCGAGACGGTCAGCGTCAACGGCTCGCTGACCAGGCTGCCGGTGACCGAGCCGCCCAAGGCGGGCATCGGCCTGCTCTTCGGCAACATCCGGATCGTCAAGACCGTGCTCGACCCGCCGCCGGGCGTCCCGGTCGGCCCGTTCAAGCTGGCCTACTCCTGCCTGGTCACCACCGGCTCCGGCGCGGTCGTCGAAGTCCGCTCCGGCGAGGCGGAGTTCGGCCGCGACCGGCCGTTCGACCTGACCGGTGTGCCGGTCGGTGCCGTCTGCCGGTTCTGGGAGACCGAATCGGCCGGTGCCCAGAGCAGCAACCAGGGCCCGGGCCGGGCGATCGTGCTGACCGTCGTGCCCGCCCCCGACCGCGCCACCCACCAGACCGGCGACATCAGCAACCAGTACCCGCGCAAGGACCTGGTGATCGCCAAGCGCGTCACCGGCGAGGCCGGCCAGGCCGTCGGCCAGGGCCCGTTCAAGATCACCGTGGACTGCTCCTTCAACGGCACCCGGCTGCCGGACTTCCCCCAGCAGTTGGTCTTCACCGGGGACGACTCCCAGGCCCTCACCGACCTGCCCGAGGGCGCCAGGTGCCAGGTGGACGAGACCGACAACGGCGGCGCCACCCAGGTCCACTACCAGCTGGTCAGCTCGGCCCGCATCGACGCCACGACCGGGCGCGGCACCCTCGACAGCGTCGCCTCGGTCGGCCCGGTGGCCACCGTGATCGTCACCAACGAGTTCGCCACCGGCTCGCTCCGGATCGCCAAGAAGCTCACCGGCCCCGGCGGGGCGCTGGCCACCGGCCCGTTCCGCTTCGCGGTCGACTGCGAGTTCAACGGCCGCACCGGCGTGGTCACCCACACCCTGGACCTCACCGGGCCCGACCACCTCACCGGACAGCTGGACGGCCTCCCGGTCGGCGCCCTCTGCACCGTCACCGAGACCGAGGCCGGCGGCGCCGACCAGCCCGCCCCGCCGGTCCGGTCCGTGCTGATCAAGGAGGGCCTGACCGACCTCGCCACCGCCGAGCTGACCAACGGCTTCCACGCCGCCCGGCTCACCCTGGCCAAGCAGCTCACCGGCCCGCTGGCCCAGGCCGGGTACCTGCGCGAGGCCGTCTTCCAGCTGCACGTGATCTGCCGCCGGGACGGCCTCGGGGTGCTCGACCGCACCGTCACCCTCCGGCCCGGGCAGCCGGTCACCCTGCCCGAGCTGCTGCTCACCGGCACCCGCTGCTGGGCCGCCGAACTCCCGGGCGGGGCCACCACGGTGACGGTCTCCCACCCGGACGAGCAGCACGCCGCCGAGGTCACCGCCGACTCCACCGGCCTGACCATCACCGCCACCAACGACTACCGCCCCACCACCCTGGCCCTGCTCAAGCACCTGGCCGGGCCGGGCGCGGCGGCGGTCGGCGACCGCGAGTTCACCGTCGAGCTCAGCTGCACCCTGACCACCGCCCCCGGCACCCAGCCGCTCGTCCTGGTCGACCGCCGCCGCTACCAGCTGCGGGCCGGCGCCCCGCGCCAGGTGGACGACCTGCCCGCCCCGCTGCCCGCCGGCTCCCGCTGCTGGCTCACCGAGCCCGACCCGGCCGGGGCCGACGCCACCACCATCGAGCACGACTCCCCCGCCAACGCCCTCACTCTGGCCCTCGACCCGGCCACCCTCGACCTCACCAACCGCTACGACCGCACCAACCCCCCGCCCCTCCCCGAGACCGGCACCGACCCCCACCCCTGGCTCACCACCTCCCTCGCCCTCCTCCTGCTCGGCGCCGTCGCCCGCACCGCCGCCGCCGCCCGGCGCCGCCGCTGA
- a CDS encoding YdcF family protein produces MTFLHLRYLLAAAVVVLSVAFLRRFLGDRRRLGNGVLLGLGALCLAGGALLEFHRLFRPAAGVVAGAVLAGAVLTAVVAAGFLLVNGVRMVRREGHRNPANLLSLLAGAGILLLLVLLAVAARAGGGPMRACAGGVLLVAGYLSFLLVCFAGYALLYQRVAVRRPVDFVVVLGAGLIEGSTVPPVLASRLDRALSLHRHQRARGRDPLLLVSGGKGDDEQVSEAEAMARYLTARGVPAAKVVQEPHSTNTEENLRFSRDLMERLRPGGRCVIVTNDFHALRAAITARRVGVRGEAAAAPTAAYYWPSATLREYAAILVAYPVTNSVVCGVLAATGALAGW; encoded by the coding sequence ATGACCTTCCTCCACCTGCGGTACCTGCTCGCCGCGGCCGTGGTGGTGCTGTCGGTTGCCTTCCTCCGACGGTTCCTGGGCGATCGGCGCCGGCTCGGCAACGGTGTCCTGCTGGGCCTGGGCGCGCTGTGCCTGGCGGGTGGCGCGCTCCTCGAATTCCACCGCCTGTTCCGTCCGGCGGCCGGGGTGGTGGCGGGCGCCGTCCTCGCCGGGGCGGTGCTGACCGCCGTGGTGGCCGCCGGCTTCCTGCTGGTGAACGGCGTCCGGATGGTCCGTCGGGAGGGGCACCGCAACCCGGCCAACCTGCTGTCGCTGCTGGCCGGGGCCGGGATCCTACTGCTGCTCGTTCTCCTGGCGGTCGCTGCCCGTGCGGGCGGGGGCCCGATGCGGGCCTGTGCGGGTGGCGTGCTGCTGGTGGCGGGGTACCTGTCGTTCCTGCTGGTCTGCTTCGCCGGGTACGCACTGCTCTACCAGCGGGTGGCCGTGCGGCGGCCGGTCGACTTCGTGGTGGTGCTCGGAGCCGGGCTGATCGAAGGCTCCACCGTGCCGCCGGTGCTGGCCTCGCGACTGGACCGGGCCCTGTCGCTCCACCGGCACCAGAGGGCGCGCGGACGGGACCCGCTGCTGCTGGTCTCCGGCGGCAAGGGGGACGACGAGCAGGTGTCGGAGGCCGAGGCGATGGCCCGGTACCTGACGGCGCGCGGGGTGCCGGCGGCGAAGGTCGTGCAGGAGCCACACTCGACGAACACCGAGGAGAACCTGAGGTTCAGCCGCGACCTGATGGAGCGGCTTCGGCCCGGCGGCCGGTGTGTGATCGTCACCAACGACTTCCACGCCCTGCGGGCGGCCATCACTGCCCGCCGGGTCGGCGTGCGCGGCGAAGCGGCTGCCGCGCCCACCGCGGCGTACTACTGGCCCAGCGCCACCCTGCGGGAGTATGCGGCCATCCTGGTCGCCTACCCCGTCACCAACTCGGTGGTCTGCGGAGTGCTCGCCGCCACCGGGGCCCTCGCCGGATGGTGA
- a CDS encoding YihY/virulence factor BrkB family protein, which yields MPARAFGLIGRIDDYQRRHRPLGLAVAVAHKFLDDQGGYLAALITYYGFLSLFPMLLLLVTALGFALHGNPHLQEEVLHSALRQFPVVGDQVAHDIRTFQGSGLALAVGIAGTLYGALGVAQAVQNAFDTVWAVPRHRRRSAVAARLRGLPLLGLLGAAAGVSSLPAAVSARLHGEPGWVGWTVGAAAVPVSIAVNGALLLAALKLLTDRELRMRLLWPEALGAAVAWQLLLSVGTYYVGHALRGATAYGLFGVVLGLLAWIYLAALTLVACAESGAVRLRRLWPRSLRSLFAEDAPMTGADERAQASYVSAAACTRRAEVTVVFRSVSLDVDPAVPRPSSAPVGEAR from the coding sequence GTGCCCGCCAGGGCCTTCGGCCTGATCGGGCGGATCGACGACTACCAGCGGCGACACCGCCCGCTGGGCCTCGCGGTCGCGGTGGCCCACAAGTTCCTCGACGACCAGGGCGGCTACCTGGCCGCGCTGATCACCTACTACGGCTTCCTCTCGCTCTTCCCGATGCTGCTGCTCCTGGTGACGGCCCTGGGTTTCGCCCTGCACGGCAACCCCCACCTCCAGGAGGAGGTGCTGCATTCGGCGCTGCGTCAGTTCCCGGTGGTCGGGGATCAGGTCGCCCACGACATCCGCACCTTCCAGGGCAGCGGGCTCGCACTGGCCGTCGGCATCGCGGGCACGCTCTACGGTGCGCTCGGCGTGGCGCAGGCCGTCCAGAACGCCTTCGACACGGTCTGGGCCGTCCCCCGGCACCGCCGCCGCAGCGCGGTGGCCGCCCGGCTGCGCGGACTTCCGCTGCTCGGGCTGCTGGGCGCCGCGGCCGGTGTGTCCAGCCTGCCGGCGGCGGTCTCGGCCCGGTTGCACGGCGAGCCCGGCTGGGTGGGGTGGACCGTCGGTGCCGCGGCCGTGCCTGTTTCGATCGCCGTGAACGGGGCCCTGCTGCTGGCCGCGCTGAAGCTGTTGACCGACCGTGAGCTGCGGATGCGGCTGCTGTGGCCGGAGGCGCTCGGGGCGGCCGTGGCCTGGCAGCTGCTGCTCTCGGTGGGCACCTACTACGTGGGCCACGCGCTGCGCGGAGCGACGGCGTACGGGTTGTTCGGCGTGGTGCTCGGCCTGCTGGCCTGGATCTACCTCGCCGCCCTCACCCTGGTCGCCTGCGCGGAGAGCGGGGCCGTGCGGCTCCGGCGGCTGTGGCCCCGGTCACTGAGATCGCTCTTCGCCGAGGATGCCCCGATGACCGGCGCGGACGAGCGTGCCCAGGCCTCCTACGTGAGCGCCGCCGCGTGCACGCGCAGGGCGGAGGTCACGGTGGTGTTCCGGTCGGTCAGCCTCGACGTCGACCCGGCCGTGCCCCGGCCGTCGTCGGCACCCGTGGGGGAAGCACGATGA
- a CDS encoding PP2C family protein-serine/threonine phosphatase: MLRYAVHRKQAELAGAELRENRIREQENARLERGLLPTALLTSDRVTATTRYLPGRERTQLGGDFLDVVETPDGIVHAVIGDVSGHGPDEAAIGVCLRIAWRALVLAGHRGVELLAWHPVFASGRPVRSPSRPPER; the protein is encoded by the coding sequence GTGCTGCGGTACGCGGTGCACCGCAAGCAGGCCGAGCTGGCCGGTGCGGAGCTGCGCGAGAACCGGATCCGCGAGCAGGAGAACGCCCGGCTGGAGCGCGGTCTGCTGCCGACCGCCCTGCTGACCTCGGATCGGGTCACCGCGACCACGCGGTACCTGCCGGGCCGCGAACGGACCCAGCTCGGTGGGGACTTCCTCGATGTGGTGGAGACCCCCGACGGCATCGTGCACGCCGTCATCGGCGACGTGAGCGGCCACGGGCCGGACGAGGCGGCGATCGGTGTCTGCCTCCGGATCGCCTGGCGCGCGCTGGTGCTCGCCGGGCACCGGGGCGTCGAACTGCTGGCATGGCACCCGGTCTTCGCCTCTGGCAGGCCAGTCCGGTCTCCCTCCCGACCTCCGGAGCGCTGA
- a CDS encoding SpoIIE family protein phosphatase: MLYTDGLVEGHRGPGSAHLGTDGMLERLAAGRADGTSAVLDELIGTARRLNAGRHADDLAILHLAWNRAGDGSAL, translated from the coding sequence ATGCTGTACACCGACGGGCTGGTGGAGGGTCACCGGGGGCCCGGGAGCGCGCACCTGGGCACGGACGGGATGCTGGAGCGGCTGGCCGCCGGCCGCGCCGACGGCACCTCGGCGGTGCTGGACGAGCTGATCGGCACCGCGCGGCGGCTCAACGCCGGGCGGCACGCGGACGATCTCGCCATCCTCCACCTGGCCTGGAACAGGGCCGGGGACGGCTCGGCACTCTGA
- a CDS encoding STAS domain-containing protein, which translates to MPDYTLTIDVRTHETGATVVVLSGELDHYTAPRLRRTLERTPAGLLLVLDLTELRFCDSIGIAELVFASRRTPVPGARLPVVGAPADLRHLLALTGVESLLSHHEDVDRAVDASAP; encoded by the coding sequence GTGCCCGACTACACCCTCACCATCGACGTCCGCACCCACGAGACGGGTGCGACCGTCGTCGTGCTCTCCGGCGAACTCGACCACTACACCGCCCCGCGGCTGCGGCGGACCCTCGAACGGACCCCGGCCGGCCTCCTCCTGGTGCTCGACCTCACCGAGCTGCGCTTCTGCGACTCGATCGGCATCGCGGAGCTCGTCTTCGCCTCCCGGCGGACCCCGGTGCCCGGTGCACGGCTCCCGGTGGTCGGTGCGCCGGCCGACCTCCGGCACCTGCTCGCCCTCACCGGTGTGGAGAGCCTGCTCTCCCACCACGAGGACGTCGACCGGGCCGTGGACGCCTCGGCGCCCTGA
- a CDS encoding fused response regulator/phosphatase — MTGAVPDAGPATVLVLDDNPTTRYIVGSWLRRAGHQVVEAVDGAEALALLAEAPAHRLPELALVDVRLPDMTGFEVCERIKKQPHTADLPVVHISATAIEASDRTQGLHRGADAYLTEPIDPAELQATVTAVLRYTRARRRAELLADRVAALHRSTLALYGATDAETMVTAAALGAIELGATTATAVLLGPHRETLHLAHCHPHPAAEPGPAVRLVTGSPALLDALAHHTLGDATGIDTVRLDAGQWQAALAENVPPGHGLPREDVTLVVARTKPGRPLVALVVDPPASAALDERRLLSQLTQATALALEALRSQAEEHALTLTLQRSFLPDRLPAPHGVDLAVRYEPASEQSEIGGDFYEAIETPAGLLLAIGDVAGHSLEAAMVMGELRHALRAYAIEGHHPHTLLERLDALLVQLRPGSTATVCLVLIEPGRRRIHLANAGHLPPLLRMPGGTTRFLTEHGILLGLNLPQPPATTYDTPPGSTLLLVTDGLVEVPGENLETGLEALRSSFAQGPADLDEAGDLLLHAFSSGQADDVALLLARLH, encoded by the coding sequence ATGACCGGAGCCGTTCCCGATGCCGGACCGGCCACCGTCCTGGTGCTCGACGACAACCCCACCACGCGGTACATCGTCGGCAGCTGGCTGCGCCGGGCCGGTCACCAGGTCGTCGAGGCCGTCGACGGGGCCGAGGCGCTGGCGCTGCTGGCCGAAGCACCGGCGCACCGCCTGCCCGAGCTCGCCCTGGTGGACGTGCGGCTCCCCGACATGACCGGTTTCGAGGTGTGCGAGCGGATCAAGAAGCAGCCGCACACCGCTGACCTGCCGGTGGTCCACATCTCCGCCACCGCGATCGAGGCCAGCGACCGCACCCAGGGCCTGCACCGCGGCGCGGACGCCTACCTCACCGAGCCCATCGACCCGGCCGAGCTGCAAGCCACCGTCACCGCCGTGCTGCGCTACACCCGCGCCCGCCGCCGTGCGGAGCTGCTGGCCGACCGGGTCGCCGCGCTGCACCGCAGCACGCTCGCGCTCTACGGCGCCACCGACGCGGAGACCATGGTGACGGCTGCGGCGCTGGGTGCGATCGAGCTGGGCGCCACGACCGCCACGGCCGTCCTCCTCGGGCCGCACCGGGAGACGCTCCACCTCGCCCACTGCCACCCGCACCCGGCGGCCGAGCCCGGCCCGGCGGTCCGCCTCGTGACCGGTTCGCCCGCGCTGCTGGACGCCCTCGCCCACCACACCCTCGGCGACGCCACGGGCATCGACACGGTGCGGCTGGACGCCGGGCAGTGGCAGGCCGCACTGGCGGAGAACGTCCCCCCGGGACACGGCCTGCCACGGGAGGACGTCACCCTGGTGGTCGCCCGGACCAAGCCGGGACGCCCGCTGGTGGCCCTGGTCGTCGACCCGCCGGCCTCGGCGGCCCTGGACGAGCGCCGCCTGCTCTCCCAACTCACCCAGGCCACCGCCCTGGCCCTCGAGGCCCTGCGCAGTCAGGCCGAGGAACACGCCCTGACCCTCACCCTTCAGCGCAGCTTCCTCCCGGACCGCCTGCCCGCCCCGCACGGCGTCGACCTCGCCGTCCGGTACGAGCCCGCCTCCGAGCAGAGCGAGATCGGCGGAGACTTCTACGAGGCGATCGAGACCCCGGCCGGCCTGCTGCTGGCGATCGGCGACGTGGCCGGCCACTCGCTGGAAGCCGCCATGGTGATGGGCGAGCTGCGCCACGCCCTCCGGGCCTACGCGATCGAGGGGCACCACCCGCACACCCTGCTGGAGCGGCTGGACGCCCTGCTCGTCCAGCTCCGCCCGGGCAGTACGGCCACCGTCTGCCTGGTGCTGATCGAGCCCGGCCGCCGCCGCATCCACCTGGCCAACGCGGGCCACCTGCCCCCGTTGTTGCGGATGCCCGGCGGGACCACCCGCTTCCTGACCGAACACGGCATCCTGCTCGGCCTCAACCTCCCGCAGCCGCCCGCGACCACGTACGACACCCCGCCGGGCAGCACGCTCCTGCTGGTCACCGACGGTCTGGTCGAGGTCCCGGGCGAGAACCTCGAGACCGGCCTGGAGGCTCTCAGATCCTCCTTCGCCCAGGGGCCGGCCGACCTCGACGAGGCCGGCGACCTGCTGCTGCACGCCTTCTCCTCCGGCCAGGCGGACGACGTCGCCCTGCTGCTCGCCCGACTCCACTGA